In Caloramator mitchellensis, the genomic window ATAAATCTGGTGCATCTGAGGATGATGCATCTGAAATGGTTAATTTAGCAAGGGATATAGAAACTGCAGAAGTTGGCGTATTTATTAAAGAAATTGATGATAAAGTATTTAGAATTAGTTTAAGGTCTAAAAATATAGTGGATGTTCGTTTAATAGCTGAAAAGTTTGATGGTGGCGGACATGTAAGGGCTGCAGGATGCACCATCAAAGGTGATTTTGCTGAAGTCAAGAAAAGGTTGATCGACGAAATATTGTCTCAATGGAAGTGAAAATATGGATGGAGTTATAAATGTTTTAAAACCACCTGGAATGACATCCCATGATGTTGTTGCTGTTTTAAGAAGAAAGCTTAAAATTAAAAAGATTGGACATACTGGCACGCTTGACCCTGGTGCTGCGGGAGTATTGCCGGTTTGCGTCGGCAAGGCTACCAAAATAGTTGAATACATTCAGAGTACAACAAAGGAATATATTTGCGAGTTAACCCTGGGGAATGCTACTGAAACATATGATAGATATGGTAAATTTATTTACGAAAACTCTTGTGATTTTAGCAATATCAGAATTGAGGATATAGATAATGTAATAAAAGAATACATTGGTGAGATAGAACAAACTCCGCCAATGTATTCTGCAATAAAAATTGAGGGAAAAAGGGCATATGAATTTGCAAGAAAGGGCAAAACAGTTGAAATGCCTAAACGAAAAGTAATTATTTACTCAATCGATGTATTAAATTCAAATATACCCAAAGTAATGTTAAAAGTGAAATGCTCAAAAGGAACATATATAAGATCACTTTGCAATGACATCGGTGAGTCGCTTGGAGTTCACGGATACATGAGTTTTTTATTGAGAACAAAGTCAGGTGGATTTAATATTGAAAATGCAATTCCTCTAAATCATATTGAAGGTGATAATTTAAATGAACATATAATCAAAATTCATGATGCTCTAAATTTTCCAAGTTTAATTGTGGATTCTTCAAAAAGTAAATTAATATTAAATGGAAATAAAATAAAAATAGAAAATAAAGATAAATTAGATGGACTGGTAAAAATATTTATTGAGAGCAAATTTGTTGGGATTGGTATCGTAGAAAAAGATATATTAATTCCAGAAAAATTGTTTACGTAGGTGTAGAATATGGTAATACTCGAGAATGAATTTGTTAAGCTTAATAATGACGAAAAATTGGTTGTCGCATTAGGAACCTTTGATGGATTGCATTTAGGTCATAGAGCTATAATTGAAAGTGCAAAACAAATTTCAAAAAGAAAAGGTATAAAAAGTGCAGTATTGACCTTTGAAAAACCTGTTTTCACTTATTTCAATAAAAATGCAAGCGATTATCTTATAACACCTAAAAACATTAAGAACGAGCTTATTAAATCATTAGATATTGATTATTTATTCTATGTTAAACTTGAAAAGAATTTTTTAAGTTTAAGCCAAGAGCGTTTTCTATTAATGTTAAAACAAAATATTAATGTTGATACAATAGTTTGTGGATATAATTATACATTTGGAAAAAACGCTAATGGCAATACCGAATATTTAATAAAGAACGCTAATTATTTTGGACTTGATGTAGTTGTATGTGATGAATTCACTATAGAAGGTGAAAAAGTGTCGAGTTCAATCATAAGAGATTTATTAAAGGTTGGTAATTTGAATTATGCAAACAAATTGCTTGGATATAATTACTACATCAAAGGATATGTGTCAAGGGGGAAGCAGTTAGGCGCAAGGCTTGGCTTTGCAACTGCCAATTTAATAATTGAACCAAATTTATGTATCAGAAATGGTGTTTATATAACTAAGACTATTATAGATGGAATAGAATATCATTCTGTGACAAACATTGGTATTAATCCTACGTTTGATTCTAAAGAAAGAGTTTTAGAAACGCATATATTAAGTTTTACAGACAATTTATATGAAAAGGAAATCAAAATTGAATTATTGGAATTTATTAGGGATGAGATTAAATTTAATAATATTGATGACCTTAAAAAAAGAATAGAATTAGATATTCAGTTTGTTAAAAAATATTTTGTAACATGATATTTACAATCTAATTTTATTTTGATAAAATATACCATGTAACCTATGCTTGGTTAGACGTAACTCCGGCGTTTACTTAGCATAAGGCGTTTATAATAAATTATGGAGGTGCCATTATGGACAAAGCAAGAAAGCAAGAAATTATAACAAAATTTGCAAGACACGAAGGTGATACTGGTTCACCAGAAGTTCAAATCGCGCTTTTAACAGAAAGAATCAATCATTTAACTGACCACTTAAAGATGCACAAGAAGGACCACCACTCAAGAAGAGGTCTATTAAAGATGGTTGGTCAAAGAAGAGGTTTACTTAACTACCTAATGGAAACTGATATCGAAAGATACAGAACAATTATTGCTGAATTAGGTATAAGAAAGTAACAAATAGAGCGGGTTACCGCTCTATTATTTTATCAATTGCGATTTTTGTTTAAAAGTTTTTATAATTTGATAAAATAAAGTTAGAAGGATAATTGAAGGGAGGTAAATTATGCAACATATTTTTGAGAGAGAAGTTGCAGGAAGAAAATTTAAAGCTGATATAGGGAAATATGCACTACTTTCAAATGGTGCTGTTTTATTTAGCTATGGCGACACGGTAATCTTAGCAACTGCAAATGCTTCACCAGAGCCAAAGGAGGGCATCGACTTCTTTCCTCTAAGCGTTGATTACGAGGAAAGATTATATGCTATAGGCAAAATACCTGGAGGCTTTATTAAAAGAGAGGGAAAACCAACAGAGAAGGCGATATTATCAGCAAGAGCAATAGATAGACCTATAAGACCATTATTTCCAAAAGGTTATAGGAACGATGTGCAAATAGTCTGCACGGTTCTTTCAGTTGATCCAGATAATCCTCCAGAGATAGCAGCTATGAATGCTGCATCATTAGCATTGTGTATATCTGATATACCTTTTGAGGGACCAGTTTCATCTGTTCTTGTCGGTAGAATAGATGGAAAATTCATAATCAATCCAACGTCTGAGCAAAGAGAAAAATCGGATTTGCATCTAATCGTTTCGGCAACAAAGGAAAGGGTAATGATGATTGAAGCTGGAGCTAAGGAAATGCCTGAGGAAGACATGTTTGAAGCTATTATGTTTGGATTTAAGGCATGCCAGGAAATAAATGAATTTCAGGATGAAATAACCGCTCAAATTGGGAAAGAGAAGGTTACTCCAATACTTTATAAAGTTCCTGATGAAATAGAAGTAGCAGTTAGAGAATATGCAACTGAAAAGCTTTGGGAAGCAATGCAGCATACTGATAGAATTGAGAGACAGGACAGCGTAGATATAGTTAAAGAAGATGTTTTTGAACATTTTGCTGAAATTTTCCCAGAAGCTGAAAAGGATATAGATGATGTTCTATATCGAATTATGAAGGAACATGTGAGAAGGATGATTCTTGAAGAAAAGAGAAGACCTGATGGTAGAACATTTGAAGAAATAAGACCACTTTACAGTGATGTAGGAATACTTCCAAGAACTCATGGCTCGGGACTTTTCCAGAGAGGTCAAACTCAGGTGTTAACAGTAGCAACTTTAGGAGCACTTGGGGATGTTCAAATTCTTGATGGGTTAGGTGATGAGGAATTCAAAAGATATATGCACCACTACAATTTCCCACCATATTCAACTGGTGAAGTTAAATTCTTAAGAGGACCTGGAAGAAGAGAAATTGGCCATGGTGCTCTTGCTGAAAGGGCTCTTGAACCAGTTATTCCATCGGAAACTGAATTTCCGTATACTATAAGATTAGTTTCTGAAGTTTTAAGTTCAAATGGTTCAACTTCTCAGGCAAGCGTATGTGCCAGCACACTTGCTCTAATGGATGCAGGTGTTCCGATTATTAGACCAGTTGCTGGTATTGCTATGGGATTGGTTACAAACGAAGACTTAACACAAGCAGAAATACTTACAGATATACAAGGAATAGAAGATTTCTTTGGAGATATGGATTTTAAAGTAGCAGGAACAGAAAAAGGTATAACTGCAATTCAGGTTGATACAAAAATAAAGGGTCTACCTGAGGAAACTATTAAAAGAGCAATACATCAAGCGCGTAAGGCAAGAATGGAAATATTAAAGGTTATGCTGGATAGGATTCCTGAACCAAGAAAAGAATTGTCAAAATATGCTCCAAGAATAATCAGCATGATGATAGACCCTGAAAAGATAAGAGATGTTATTGGACCTGGAGGAAAGACAATCAATAAAATAATTGCAGATACTGGAGTCAAAATAGATATAGAAGATGATGGAAGACTTTACATAAGCAGTCCGAATCCAGAAAGTGGAAAAATGGCACAAAAGATAATTGAAGGTATAACAAAAGAAGTTCAAGTGGGAGAATTTTATCTTGGAAGAGTCAATAGAATTACTCAGTTTGGAGCATTCATAGAAATTCTTCCAGGAAAAGAAGGTCTTTGCCATATTTCAAAATTGGCTCATGAAAGAGTTAACAAGGTTGAAGATGTCGTTAATATAGGCGATGAAGTTTTGGTTAAGGTAACTGAAATCGATAACCTTGGAAGAATAAATCTATCACGAAAAGATGCATTGCCAAAACCGGAAGCAACAGATGAAAATTCATAAAAAGGGCTTATTTTAAGCCTTTTTTGATTTTTTGATCGCATTTTTGTAAATAATATAAATAGAGAAATAAATTAGTGTTTTATTTTTCTTATTTTTGAATTATAATATTTTTGTTTGCAATATATTAAAAGGGTGAGATTTATGTTTAGAAAATTAACTTTGAAAAATGGAATAAGAGTTGTTTATGAAAAAATTCCTTATGTAAACTCAATTAGTATAGGTGTATGGATTGGAAGTGGATCAAGATTCGAGAATATTACAAACAATGGAGTTTCTCATTTCATCGAACATATGATGTTTAAAGGGACAAAAAATAGAACTGCAAAACAAATAGCAGAGGATATTGAAGATTTAGGTGGACAAATTAATGCATTTACAGGAAAAGAGTCAACGTGTTACTATGTAAAAATGCTTGATGCTCATTATAAAATAGGCATTGATGTTTTGAGTGATATGATAAAAAATCCAAGGTTTTCTGACGAAGATATACATAAAGAAAAAGGCGTAGTAATTGAAGAAATAAATATGTATGAAGATTCTCCTGAGGATTTGGTTGCAGATTTACTATCTTCAGCAACTTGGGGAGATGATTCTCTGTCTTTACCTATTTTGGGTTATACAAAAACTATTAAAGAATTAAATAAAGAGAAAATAGTAAACTACTTTAACAAAACCTACTCTCCACAAAACACAGTAATTTCTATTGCGGGAAACTTTGATGAGGATTTGATAATTGAAGAAATAAAAAGCAAATTTGAAGATTGGTCAGCTAAAGACGATGCTAATATTTCTTTTTCAAATCCAGAAATAAAGAGCAATATACTTGTTAAAAACAAAGATATAGAACAAGTTCACGTAGCATTGACTTTAGATGGAATTGAACTTGGTAATGAAAAATTATATGCGCTGCTGGCTGTAAATAATTATTTCGGTGGAGGAACGAGTTCAAGATTATTCCAGGTTCTTCGAGAAGAGATGGCATATGTATATACTATATATTCCTATACCTCTTCTTATAAAAATAAAGGAACCTTCAATATTCAGTTTGCATTGAATAAGATTTTTTTAGAAAAAGCCATGAATTCAGTTGCAAATGAAATAAAGAGCTTGATGGATAAAAAAATATCTTTGGAACAGTTGAACAAAATAAAGGAACAGTTAAAAGGCAGTTATATCCTTGGATTAGAATCTGTTTCAAGCAGGATGTTTGGAATTGGGAAATCTGAATTAATGCTTGATAAGGTTTATGAGCCTAAGGAAGTGTTAAAAAAGATTGATGATATAACAGTAGATGATATAAATGAAATAATAGAGCTTGTATTTAGCAAAGGAATCTTATCAGCAGCAGCTGTGGGTAGAAAAATAAAAGAAGATAAATTTAAAAAACTGATAGGTGATTGCAATGAAATTATATTTAAAAAGAGTTGAAAACGCTAAGGATTTACCTTTGCCAAAGTATATGACAGATGGAAGCGCTGGGATGGATTTGTTTGCTAATGTTTATGAAGAAATCGTTTTAGAACCAAATAAGATAAAATTAATTCCTACGGGAATAGTTATATCGCTTCCTAAGGGGTTTGAGGCACAGATTAGGCCAAGGAGTGGTTTGGCATTAAAACATGGAATTTCACTTGTTAACACCCCCGGAACTATTGATAGTGACTATAGAGGCGAAATTAATGTTATTTTGATTAATTTTGGAGATAAGCC contains:
- the truB gene encoding tRNA pseudouridine(55) synthase TruB; this encodes MDGVINVLKPPGMTSHDVVAVLRRKLKIKKIGHTGTLDPGAAGVLPVCVGKATKIVEYIQSTTKEYICELTLGNATETYDRYGKFIYENSCDFSNIRIEDIDNVIKEYIGEIEQTPPMYSAIKIEGKRAYEFARKGKTVEMPKRKVIIYSIDVLNSNIPKVMLKVKCSKGTYIRSLCNDIGESLGVHGYMSFLLRTKSGGFNIENAIPLNHIEGDNLNEHIIKIHDALNFPSLIVDSSKSKLILNGNKIKIENKDKLDGLVKIFIESKFVGIGIVEKDILIPEKLFT
- a CDS encoding bifunctional riboflavin kinase/FAD synthetase produces the protein MVILENEFVKLNNDEKLVVALGTFDGLHLGHRAIIESAKQISKRKGIKSAVLTFEKPVFTYFNKNASDYLITPKNIKNELIKSLDIDYLFYVKLEKNFLSLSQERFLLMLKQNINVDTIVCGYNYTFGKNANGNTEYLIKNANYFGLDVVVCDEFTIEGEKVSSSIIRDLLKVGNLNYANKLLGYNYYIKGYVSRGKQLGARLGFATANLIIEPNLCIRNGVYITKTIIDGIEYHSVTNIGINPTFDSKERVLETHILSFTDNLYEKEIKIELLEFIRDEIKFNNIDDLKKRIELDIQFVKKYFVT
- the rpsO gene encoding 30S ribosomal protein S15, whose product is MDKARKQEIITKFARHEGDTGSPEVQIALLTERINHLTDHLKMHKKDHHSRRGLLKMVGQRRGLLNYLMETDIERYRTIIAELGIRK
- a CDS encoding polyribonucleotide nucleotidyltransferase, yielding MQHIFEREVAGRKFKADIGKYALLSNGAVLFSYGDTVILATANASPEPKEGIDFFPLSVDYEERLYAIGKIPGGFIKREGKPTEKAILSARAIDRPIRPLFPKGYRNDVQIVCTVLSVDPDNPPEIAAMNAASLALCISDIPFEGPVSSVLVGRIDGKFIINPTSEQREKSDLHLIVSATKERVMMIEAGAKEMPEEDMFEAIMFGFKACQEINEFQDEITAQIGKEKVTPILYKVPDEIEVAVREYATEKLWEAMQHTDRIERQDSVDIVKEDVFEHFAEIFPEAEKDIDDVLYRIMKEHVRRMILEEKRRPDGRTFEEIRPLYSDVGILPRTHGSGLFQRGQTQVLTVATLGALGDVQILDGLGDEEFKRYMHHYNFPPYSTGEVKFLRGPGRREIGHGALAERALEPVIPSETEFPYTIRLVSEVLSSNGSTSQASVCASTLALMDAGVPIIRPVAGIAMGLVTNEDLTQAEILTDIQGIEDFFGDMDFKVAGTEKGITAIQVDTKIKGLPEETIKRAIHQARKARMEILKVMLDRIPEPRKELSKYAPRIISMMIDPEKIRDVIGPGGKTINKIIADTGVKIDIEDDGRLYISSPNPESGKMAQKIIEGITKEVQVGEFYLGRVNRITQFGAFIEILPGKEGLCHISKLAHERVNKVEDVVNIGDEVLVKVTEIDNLGRINLSRKDALPKPEATDENS
- a CDS encoding M16 family metallopeptidase — protein: MFRKLTLKNGIRVVYEKIPYVNSISIGVWIGSGSRFENITNNGVSHFIEHMMFKGTKNRTAKQIAEDIEDLGGQINAFTGKESTCYYVKMLDAHYKIGIDVLSDMIKNPRFSDEDIHKEKGVVIEEINMYEDSPEDLVADLLSSATWGDDSLSLPILGYTKTIKELNKEKIVNYFNKTYSPQNTVISIAGNFDEDLIIEEIKSKFEDWSAKDDANISFSNPEIKSNILVKNKDIEQVHVALTLDGIELGNEKLYALLAVNNYFGGGTSSRLFQVLREEMAYVYTIYSYTSSYKNKGTFNIQFALNKIFLEKAMNSVANEIKSLMDKKISLEQLNKIKEQLKGSYILGLESVSSRMFGIGKSELMLDKVYEPKEVLKKIDDITVDDINEIIELVFSKGILSAAAVGRKIKEDKFKKLIGDCNEIIFKKS
- the dut gene encoding dUTP diphosphatase, coding for MKLYLKRVENAKDLPLPKYMTDGSAGMDLFANVYEEIVLEPNKIKLIPTGIVISLPKGFEAQIRPRSGLALKHGISLVNTPGTIDSDYRGEINVILINFGDKPFIIKRGDRIAQMVINRIELPEIVELNELDETQRGEKGFGSTGL